In one window of Catalinimonas alkaloidigena DNA:
- a CDS encoding glutaminase family protein, whose translation MKKIFFLLLCACATFSVGAQPLRPPAYPLITHDPYFSLWSFTDGINTSSTKHWTGQDQAMLGFLRVDGQTYQFLGTGPTQVEVVLPTAATEAYDVPYTYEQPSAGWEQPKFKTKGWQTGPAPFGDGAGSNTMKPRSQYDQEIWYRREFTLQDTDFENLQLYISHDDQVEVFLNGVKAFENPDFVLNYAQRPLTEAAKKTLKKGKNLLAVHCTNARGGAYIDAGLIDEHQLAQVTAATQQSVRVSATQTVYQLSAGKADVTVTFTSPLLLDQLEVAARPASYVTFDVQANDGAAHAVQLLFGFSGTLSTNQPYQEVAFQQENHNGLLVQSVGTTSQNVLETKGDDVRIDWGYAYLAAPQKKHVTATTHSLTDMMVFANGKAMPAPKTAAVPATESFVGVTMDLGQVRQKTTEHVLMAYDDLYSVHYFGKNLRPWWRRDGKATATSMIAAAENDYARLMKECTAFDRQLYQEAQAAGGKEYADLCALAYRQAVAAHKIVANTDGSLFFFSKENFSNGSIGTVDVTYPSAPLFIRYNPELMKGMLRFIFDYSETGRWTKPFAAHDVGTYPQATGQTYGEDMPVEETGNMLILTAAIAAKEKDAAFAEEHWETLTTWAGFLEKEGFDPANQLSTDDFAGHLARNANLSIKAIMGLASYGKLAGMLGKADVETKYTTLAKQMAQKWVQMAKDKDHYVLAFGSPGTWSQKYNLVWDKLMGLDIFPPEVHQTELAYYQTKQEPYGLPLDSRKTYTKSDWILWTATLADSPEEFKALVHPVWKFANETPDRIPLSDWHETTNARSVGFRARSVVGGYFIKLLEKRL comes from the coding sequence TTGAAAAAAATTTTCTTCCTTCTCCTGTGCGCCTGCGCCACGTTTTCGGTCGGGGCGCAACCCCTGCGGCCCCCCGCGTACCCGCTCATCACCCACGATCCGTACTTCAGCCTCTGGTCGTTTACCGATGGCATCAACACGTCCTCCACGAAGCACTGGACCGGGCAGGACCAAGCAATGCTGGGTTTTCTGCGGGTCGACGGACAGACATACCAGTTTCTGGGCACCGGCCCGACGCAGGTAGAAGTCGTGCTGCCCACGGCCGCGACCGAAGCCTACGACGTGCCATATACGTACGAACAACCCTCCGCCGGGTGGGAACAACCGAAGTTCAAAACAAAGGGCTGGCAGACCGGGCCTGCGCCGTTTGGCGATGGGGCGGGCAGCAACACGATGAAGCCGCGTTCGCAGTACGATCAGGAGATCTGGTACCGCCGGGAGTTCACCTTACAGGACACCGATTTTGAAAACCTGCAACTGTACATCAGCCACGACGATCAGGTCGAGGTGTTCCTCAACGGCGTGAAGGCGTTCGAGAATCCGGATTTTGTCCTGAATTATGCCCAGCGTCCGCTGACGGAGGCCGCCAAGAAAACGCTGAAGAAAGGCAAGAACCTCTTGGCCGTGCACTGCACCAACGCGCGGGGAGGTGCCTACATTGACGCCGGACTGATCGACGAACACCAGCTGGCCCAAGTCACCGCTGCGACCCAGCAATCGGTACGGGTCAGTGCGACCCAGACCGTTTACCAACTGTCGGCCGGGAAAGCCGACGTGACCGTAACGTTCACCTCGCCGCTCCTGCTGGACCAACTGGAGGTGGCGGCCCGTCCGGCGTCGTACGTGACGTTCGACGTGCAAGCCAACGACGGGGCGGCCCACGCCGTGCAGTTGCTGTTCGGCTTTTCGGGTACGTTGAGCACCAACCAGCCCTATCAGGAAGTCGCGTTTCAGCAGGAAAACCACAATGGCCTGTTGGTACAATCGGTCGGCACAACGAGTCAGAACGTGTTGGAAACGAAGGGCGACGACGTGCGCATCGACTGGGGCTATGCCTACCTGGCCGCTCCGCAGAAAAAGCATGTAACGGCGACCACCCATTCGTTGACGGACATGATGGTTTTTGCCAACGGCAAGGCGATGCCTGCGCCCAAAACGGCAGCGGTACCCGCGACCGAAAGCTTTGTGGGCGTCACGATGGACCTGGGGCAGGTGCGGCAGAAAACCACGGAGCACGTGTTGATGGCGTACGACGACCTGTATTCCGTGCATTACTTTGGCAAGAACCTGCGTCCGTGGTGGCGGCGCGATGGGAAAGCCACGGCCACCTCGATGATTGCCGCCGCCGAAAACGACTACGCCCGGCTGATGAAGGAGTGCACGGCGTTTGATCGGCAACTCTACCAGGAAGCCCAGGCGGCAGGAGGGAAGGAATACGCGGACCTTTGTGCCCTGGCATACCGGCAGGCAGTGGCCGCGCACAAGATCGTGGCCAATACCGACGGTAGCCTGTTCTTCTTCTCCAAAGAAAACTTCTCGAACGGTTCCATCGGCACAGTGGACGTGACCTACCCGTCGGCCCCGCTGTTCATCCGTTATAATCCGGAATTGATGAAAGGGATGCTGCGCTTTATCTTCGACTACTCCGAGACGGGGCGCTGGACCAAACCGTTCGCCGCGCACGACGTGGGCACGTATCCACAGGCAACCGGACAGACCTACGGCGAAGACATGCCGGTGGAAGAGACGGGGAACATGCTGATCCTGACCGCCGCCATCGCCGCAAAAGAAAAGGATGCGGCGTTTGCCGAAGAACACTGGGAGACGCTGACAACCTGGGCCGGCTTCCTCGAAAAAGAAGGGTTCGATCCGGCCAACCAGTTGAGCACCGACGATTTCGCCGGTCACCTCGCACGCAACGCTAACCTGTCCATCAAGGCCATCATGGGCCTGGCCTCCTACGGGAAACTGGCCGGGATGCTCGGCAAAGCGGACGTGGAAACCAAATACACCACCCTGGCGAAACAGATGGCACAAAAGTGGGTGCAGATGGCCAAAGACAAGGACCATTACGTGTTGGCGTTCGGCTCGCCCGGCACCTGGAGCCAGAAGTACAACCTGGTGTGGGACAAACTGATGGGCCTCGACATTTTCCCGCCGGAAGTGCATCAGACCGAGCTCGCCTACTACCAAACGAAACAGGAGCCGTATGGCCTGCCGCTTGATAGCCGCAAGACCTACACGAAGTCGGACTGGATTCTCTGGACCGCTACCTTGGCCGATTCTCCGGAAGAGTTCAAGGCACTGGTGCACCCGGTCTGGAAGTTCGCCAATGAAACGCCTGACCGCATTCCGCTGAGCGACTGGCACGAAACGACCAACGCCCGATCGGTCGGTTTCCGGGCCCGTTCGGTAGTCGGGGGGTATTTTATTAAGTTGCTGGAAAAGAGGCTTTAA